Proteins found in one Mycoplasmopsis bovigenitalium genomic segment:
- a CDS encoding ICP22 family protein — protein sequence MAKTKIILASTLSVLAVASVTTAAVVVTQKRKQDDSPKKGNEGNQVVVAANSKLEYDLNAEQTNELTAKLLLVKGQDVTVTLTENNASKTIKTKVKEDGTVDFSSLKDGKTYKVTKIVVKEGEKERDLIAEVKEPKEKPGNDAQPGGTTKPTDPTNGDGKKPGDAAKPTEPIQSDNPSVSGSSAGGATGKETPGQAGNAESGNPQVGGAESGGTQPGGAQAGKPQTSGAESGNPQADGAESGGTQPGGAQAGKPQTSGAESGKPQTGGAESSNPQADEKEAEIKKVTIVQQQYDKSTGYINFWFKTTKENFEKMRTKSWKMEFDLGGNWQNIETDAAKTGTSGNENVAIVSNLNDGVVVFMSTNYYYNKATNAPQTTYKLINLYYDNNKSNNVLSEPSKDIQVKYE from the coding sequence ATGGCAAAAACAAAAATAATATTAGCAAGTACGCTATCAGTTTTGGCAGTCGCTAGTGTAACAACAGCTGCAGTTGTTGTTACACAAAAAAGAAAACAAGATGATAGCCCTAAAAAAGGAAATGAAGGAAACCAAGTTGTAGTAGCAGCTAATTCAAAATTAGAATATGATTTAAATGCTGAACAAACAAATGAATTGACTGCTAAATTACTACTTGTTAAAGGTCAAGATGTAACAGTTACTTTGACTGAAAATAATGCATCAAAAACAATTAAAACAAAAGTAAAAGAAGATGGAACAGTAGATTTTTCATCACTAAAAGATGGCAAAACATATAAAGTTACAAAAATTGTTGTTAAAGAAGGTGAAAAAGAAAGAGACTTAATTGCGGAGGTTAAAGAACCTAAAGAAAAACCAGGCAATGATGCACAACCAGGTGGTACTACAAAACCAACCGATCCAACTAATGGAGATGGCAAAAAACCAGGGGATGCAGCAAAACCTACAGAACCAATTCAAAGCGATAATCCAAGTGTTAGTGGCAGCTCAGCTGGTGGTGCAACCGGTAAAGAAACACCAGGACAAGCAGGGAACGCAGAATCAGGCAACCCACAAGTAGGTGGTGCAGAATCAGGTGGCACGCAACCAGGAGGAGCACAAGCAGGTAAACCACAAACAAGTGGTGCAGAGTCAGGAAACCCACAAGCAGATGGCGCAGAGTCAGGTGGCACACAACCAGGAGGAGCACAAGCAGGTAAACCACAAACAAGTGGTGCAGAGTCAGGTAAACCACAAACAGGTGGTGCAGAGTCAAGCAACCCACAAGCAGATGAAAAAGAAGCTGAAATTAAAAAAGTAACTATAGTACAGCAACAATATGACAAAAGTACTGGCTATATTAATTTTTGATTTAAAACAACTAAAGAAAATTTTGAAAAAATGAGAACCAAATCATGAAAAATGGAATTTGATTTAGGGGGTAATTGACAAAATATTGAAACAGATGCCGCCAAAACTGGAACATCTGGTAATGAAAATGTTGCTATAGTTTCAAATTTAAATGATGGAGTTGTGGTTTTTATGTCAACCAATTATTACTATAATAAAGCAACAAACGCTCCCCAAACAACATACAAACTAATTAATTTATATTATGATAATAATAAATCAAATAATGTCTTGAGCGAACCATCAAAAGATATACAAGTAAAATATGAATAA
- a CDS encoding DUF1410 domain-containing protein, protein MAKTKIILASTLSVLAVASVTTAAVVVTQKKKKQSDTPKKGNEVVVAVDSKFEYGLNTEQTKVLSAKLLLVKGQDVTVTLTENNSSKTIKTKVKEDGTIDFSNLKDGKTYTVTKIVVKEGDNERDLIAEVKAPKEKPGNDAQPGGTAKPIDPTNGDNKKPGDAAKPTEPNQGDDPSANAGADAGKGPETGGTGAGKDKKEPETSTPGKDQKEPGTTAPDKDKKEPETSTPGKDQKEPETSTPETDQKEPGTTAPETDQKEPEASTPQPEQPVQKHNLVVAKSEWEGEDNDKWGYLTYTFNATNQMYETLKKATKIEIVLDSTPYDDIKSDVSNWGKPNGSPIYLANPKPIENGMSFQISPTYYLSKKRGTVPPHVNKFKVFVKALYINGDNTKNLLDKVSEPIELDFTKKAQ, encoded by the coding sequence ATGGCAAAAACAAAAATAATATTAGCTAGTACACTATCAGTTTTAGCGGTTGCTAGTGTAACAACCGCAGCAGTTGTTGTTACACAAAAAAAGAAAAAACAAAGTGATACCCCTAAAAAAGGAAATGAAGTTGTAGTAGCAGTTGATTCAAAATTTGAATATGGTTTAAACACTGAGCAAACAAAAGTATTAAGTGCTAAATTACTACTTGTTAAAGGTCAAGATGTTACAGTTACTTTGACTGAAAATAATTCATCAAAAACAATTAAAACAAAAGTAAAAGAAGATGGAACAATAGATTTTTCAAACCTAAAAGATGGCAAAACATATACAGTTACAAAAATTGTTGTTAAAGAAGGTGATAATGAAAGAGATTTAATTGCAGAGGTTAAAGCACCTAAAGAAAAACCGGGCAATGACGCACAACCAGGCGGCACTGCAAAACCAATCGATCCGACTAATGGAGATAACAAAAAACCTGGTGATGCAGCAAAACCAACTGAACCAAATCAAGGAGATGACCCAAGCGCTAATGCCGGTGCAGATGCAGGAAAAGGTCCAGAAACCGGTGGAACAGGGGCAGGTAAAGATAAAAAAGAACCTGAAACTTCAACCCCAGGTAAAGATCAAAAAGAACCTGGAACAACTGCTCCAGATAAAGATAAAAAAGAACCTGAAACTTCAACCCCAGGTAAAGATCAAAAAGAACCTGAAACATCTACTCCAGAGACAGATCAAAAAGAACCTGGAACAACTGCTCCAGAGACAGATCAAAAAGAACCAGAAGCATCTACTCCACAACCAGAACAACCTGTCCAAAAACATAACCTTGTTGTTGCAAAAAGTGAATGAGAAGGCGAAGATAATGATAAATGAGGTTATTTAACTTATACATTTAATGCTACAAATCAAATGTATGAGACTTTGAAAAAAGCTACTAAAATAGAAATAGTATTGGATAGTACTCCATATGATGACATAAAATCAGATGTATCAAATTGAGGTAAACCTAATGGGTCACCTATTTACCTAGCAAATCCTAAGCCAATTGAAAATGGAATGAGTTTTCAAATCTCACCTACATATTACTTAAGCAAAAAAAGAGGAACTGTGCCTCCACACGTTAATAAATTTAAAGTTTTTGTTAAAGCTTTATACATAAATGGCGATAATACAAAAAACTTATTAGATAAAGTTTCAGAACCTATTGAACTTGATTTTACAAAAAAAGCTCAATAG
- a CDS encoding MAG6410 family transglutaminase-related lipoprotein, which yields MKKIRLLFPALCSLVLFSTSCVQQQTKNGPKKHENTQNITLNIGVGNIRNDKKDKNNGSNGSINIKKDTGSQSSSELNDLNSIEKDVAISIPLYKNQDANSSWIALKNNINDLIPLLGLNHNIKSKYNIEYAQNNIPNIDNNNGIITNIGVKFSYKNQSKVLYFNLSGFYSHNNNLPKNNKNEYLIPKSTLPPSVKGLFPSLIAHMLLHAEDPNKYNQNQESANDSKYIINFEQLQNKNSNLFHDQVAPLNISLKEAFFEYNEKFKEKYKTKVVATKFNDLEGTLGIKVQISNTENGPQGEPELTAEYQFDGLRKIDLNNGNKNVIDFNVLPSDLEKLVNENNQIKKVIAENQNNLNQAIYLISKLNEFNYKSLVNKLNKIVNVGIIDNELNTYRFTNGSAKINSFAGLKQQFGLYPFYTRFNEVIKNVRLEITNDSGNKTGNIYFDVELPIFVQNSFTDLSTNEATGKTIKINVKSKFNLGKIKDLKQFKNNYDLSSFSHNEAFVEKHYEDSKIKEMILSTKDTAHNFYSHIDYKITSVDKALNSKSSTDNKIKLELLDKNQQPVSDVKWFLRTHYPQDEVYKAGQSPHDALVKLDQDGTVTAKEHNGENKHAEIWAEYKGYLFRRDIMVLNTTHAVYNVEEEQARQEAIKVSKDWHNLSNYQKALKAYDWITKNIAYEERGDRVDQTAYSAIIEKRTVCTGYTLAFKMFMDILGVPCSTIQGKVSDPKYADDKHIWNLVELDDGWYHVDATWGINRNQRGDNNYYYFLISNDDFGQNRDFTKPDENLMGKKYRFSKIENYVSDLKQAEKVIELTKIQKPDAKGIVLQTDLNFNDSRKLGDLVAKSIDENGYLWGSPQSSEYMNMRRYSYESWGTISAKNKENIDLKLSAETNNKFIKIDVPNNIELSIENVDVKGAFIKDVVKQNNSYIVNLMNFDNTGECEVSIKVFKDGYKFTLDKDKFKFMIQKHDKPNAYVETYNSDSGILKNVDNTMQYRIYGTKWKDIESDSVLLEQVGTKEILIRRKATADKEASDIQFIRLVKHKDIDFVVKVHGNDIIGVDQTMQYRLKGSNDWANINGLKLKNLPKGDYEIRVKPEKNILASDYKELSIK from the coding sequence ATGAAAAAAATAAGATTATTATTCCCTGCACTATGTTCTTTAGTTTTATTTTCTACTTCTTGTGTTCAGCAACAAACTAAAAATGGCCCCAAAAAACATGAAAATACCCAAAATATAACTTTAAATATCGGTGTTGGAAACATAAGAAATGATAAAAAAGATAAAAATAATGGTTCAAATGGATCAATAAATATTAAAAAAGATACTGGTTCACAAAGTTCGAGCGAACTTAATGATTTAAACTCTATTGAAAAAGATGTAGCAATTTCCATTCCTCTTTATAAAAATCAAGATGCAAATAGCTCATGAATAGCATTAAAAAATAACATTAATGACCTTATCCCTTTATTGGGTTTAAATCACAACATTAAGTCAAAATACAACATAGAATATGCTCAAAATAATATTCCGAATATTGACAATAATAATGGAATAATTACAAATATCGGTGTTAAATTTTCATATAAAAATCAAAGCAAAGTGCTTTACTTTAACTTGAGTGGATTTTATTCACACAATAATAATTTGCCAAAAAATAATAAAAATGAATATCTAATACCAAAAAGCACTCTACCACCATCAGTAAAAGGCTTATTTCCTTCATTAATTGCTCACATGTTATTACATGCTGAAGACCCAAACAAATATAACCAAAATCAAGAAAGTGCTAATGATAGTAAATATATAATTAATTTTGAACAACTTCAAAATAAAAATAGTAATTTATTTCACGATCAAGTTGCACCACTAAATATTTCACTTAAAGAAGCATTTTTTGAATATAATGAAAAATTCAAAGAAAAATATAAAACAAAAGTAGTAGCAACAAAATTCAATGATCTTGAAGGAACTCTTGGTATAAAAGTTCAGATCTCTAACACTGAAAATGGACCACAAGGTGAACCTGAATTAACTGCCGAATATCAATTTGATGGTTTAAGAAAAATTGATCTAAATAACGGTAATAAAAATGTTATTGATTTCAATGTCTTACCGAGTGATTTGGAAAAATTGGTTAATGAAAATAATCAAATCAAAAAAGTAATTGCAGAAAATCAAAATAACTTAAATCAAGCAATTTATTTAATTAGTAAATTAAACGAATTTAACTATAAAAGCCTGGTGAACAAATTAAACAAAATTGTTAATGTGGGTATCATAGATAACGAACTAAACACCTATCGTTTTACAAATGGAAGTGCAAAAATCAACTCTTTTGCTGGTTTAAAACAACAATTTGGCTTATATCCTTTCTATACACGCTTTAATGAAGTTATTAAAAACGTACGTTTAGAAATAACTAATGACTCTGGCAATAAAACTGGGAATATATATTTTGATGTTGAACTGCCAATATTTGTGCAAAATTCATTTACTGATTTATCAACTAATGAAGCAACAGGTAAAACAATTAAAATAAATGTAAAGTCGAAATTCAACTTGGGAAAAATCAAGGATTTAAAACAATTTAAAAACAATTATGATTTAAGTTCATTCTCTCACAATGAAGCCTTCGTTGAAAAACATTATGAAGATAGCAAAATTAAAGAAATGATTTTAAGCACCAAAGACACTGCTCACAATTTTTACTCACACATTGATTATAAAATTACAAGCGTTGACAAAGCATTAAACTCAAAATCAAGTACTGATAATAAAATAAAACTTGAACTTCTTGATAAAAATCAACAACCTGTATCAGATGTAAAATGGTTCTTAAGAACTCATTATCCGCAAGATGAAGTTTATAAAGCTGGTCAAAGCCCTCATGATGCATTAGTGAAATTAGATCAAGACGGAACAGTAACTGCAAAAGAGCATAATGGCGAAAATAAACATGCAGAAATATGAGCCGAATATAAAGGTTACTTATTCCGCAGAGACATCATGGTCTTAAATACAACCCATGCAGTTTATAATGTTGAAGAAGAACAAGCAAGACAAGAAGCTATTAAGGTTTCAAAAGATTGACACAATTTATCAAACTATCAAAAAGCTCTTAAAGCATATGATTGAATAACTAAAAACATTGCTTATGAGGAAAGAGGAGATAGAGTTGATCAAACTGCATATTCAGCAATCATAGAAAAAAGAACAGTATGTACAGGTTACACATTAGCATTTAAAATGTTTATGGATATTCTAGGAGTTCCTTGTTCAACTATTCAAGGTAAAGTAAGTGATCCAAAATATGCAGACGATAAACACATTTGAAACTTAGTTGAATTAGATGATGGATGATACCATGTCGATGCAACATGAGGAATCAATCGTAATCAACGCGGTGATAATAACTACTATTACTTTTTAATTAGCAATGATGATTTTGGTCAAAATCGAGATTTTACCAAACCAGATGAAAATCTTATGGGTAAAAAATACCGTTTTTCAAAAATTGAAAATTATGTAAGTGATCTTAAACAAGCAGAAAAGGTTATCGAATTAACCAAGATACAAAAACCAGATGCTAAAGGAATAGTTTTACAAACTGACTTAAATTTTAATGATTCGAGAAAACTTGGAGATTTAGTAGCTAAAAGCATTGATGAAAATGGGTATTTATGAGGTAGCCCTCAATCAAGTGAATATATGAATATGAGAAGATATTCATATGAATCTTGAGGTACTATTTCAGCCAAAAATAAAGAAAATATTGACTTAAAACTTTCCGCTGAAACAAATAATAAATTTATCAAAATAGATGTTCCTAATAACATTGAATTATCAATTGAAAACGTCGATGTAAAGGGCGCATTTATCAAAGATGTTGTAAAACAAAATAACTCATATATAGTTAATTTAATGAATTTTGATAATACTGGCGAGTGTGAGGTATCAATTAAAGTGTTTAAAGATGGCTATAAATTTACACTTGATAAAGATAAATTTAAATTTATGATTCAAAAACATGATAAACCAAATGCTTACGTTGAAACATACAACAGTGATTCTGGAATACTAAAAAATGTTGATAATACAATGCAGTATCGTATTTATGGCACTAAATGAAAAGATATTGAATCGGATAGTGTTTTATTAGAACAAGTAGGAACAAAAGAAATTTTGATTAGAAGAAAAGCGACTGCCGATAAAGAAGCCTCTGATATTCAATTCATTCGTCTTGTAAAACACAAAGACATTGATTTTGTTGTTAAAGTACATGGTAATGATATTATCGGCGTTGACCAAACAATGCAATATCGTCTTAAAGGCAGCAATGATTGAGCAAACATAAATGGTTTAAAATTAAAAAATCTACCAAAAGGTGATTACGAAATAAGAGTTAAACCTGAAAAAAATATTTTAGCTTCTGATTATAAAGAACTAAGCATCAAATAA
- a CDS encoding coiled-coil domain-containing protein: MHKLNKILLSLFSPVVVASSIYLTSLVVVNSNKRVSKPKTLNTTDISKPDKQGIEINDDEIKIQNLIKKINDDETLLDEQKTVLNKSINKINSLKSKNNQDWETEFKNTEAKLQSFINENKQNAIKLSAKLEEDIAKNRQKIKETNDSFNSGWSNDFEDSPLSDAEKQYINNYYSDKLQKIEEKYNLVKNKNINEINKLAKELEKDYNEINEYEKALNKYIDDKMLGLRNQLPNGYFDEFLEPINKEHQTQIDKISNFEKTNQAPTFEALKEYNETIDKLNSRLVEKYNKELAKASNDNLRRAIDETYQLINKIAPDSKYYNYIAVSDDELYGRDLRNGSGLIEKLKAIPYSDSDIGHLYFESEKIAKYHEVLQIQKQVIENKKKYFESENYKNDKKYNSAKISDPKIIFDWFKDYQKILNSDEFKDNFNNKENVLCLLVIKKNGETPKSNGFDQFWKLNDINIFKDEKWDELDRITTLSETNIPLRYKEDRFTHYSNAKTHLEYGNSNYHKGILTRYGTNGEILDQYYLKDVYTPQHSWAELITIYNGSLFKDDKYLLLNPNAPKEQQFKKDIFDISWEEFNKYQTKDYLDKMWSFAHDYTFSISEYLKSIVDEKIKEISDKNLQNFIEKYWKPKSDELYKNHIKIKKDKPVLMPFEMQKFDKFKEEFQSWFEYANSSETFKEFAALHKEFSNLINSSNNQNETRKQIIDNYQKLEVKLQTLIENKNNSDDEYQLLTSELKTLISEAKNDLNNNS, from the coding sequence ATGCATAAGTTAAACAAAATTTTACTATCACTATTCTCACCAGTTGTTGTGGCTAGTTCTATTTATTTAACAAGTTTGGTTGTAGTGAATTCTAATAAACGTGTAAGCAAGCCAAAAACATTAAACACAACTGATATATCTAAACCAGATAAACAAGGTATCGAAATTAATGATGATGAAATCAAAATTCAAAATTTAATTAAAAAAATAAATGACGATGAAACATTATTAGATGAACAAAAAACTGTGCTAAATAAATCAATTAATAAAATAAATTCGCTAAAAAGTAAAAACAATCAAGACTGAGAAACGGAATTTAAAAATACAGAAGCCAAACTTCAATCTTTTATTAATGAAAATAAACAAAATGCAATAAAATTGAGTGCTAAATTAGAAGAAGATATTGCCAAAAATAGACAAAAAATAAAAGAAACAAATGATTCATTTAACAGTGGTTGGTCAAATGATTTTGAAGATTCGCCTCTATCTGATGCTGAAAAACAATATATAAATAATTATTATTCAGACAAGTTACAAAAAATTGAAGAAAAATATAACTTAGTAAAAAATAAAAACATCAATGAAATTAATAAATTAGCAAAAGAATTAGAAAAAGATTATAACGAAATCAATGAATACGAAAAAGCTTTGAACAAATATATTGATGACAAAATGTTGGGTTTACGCAACCAATTACCTAATGGTTACTTTGATGAGTTTTTGGAGCCAATCAATAAAGAACACCAAACGCAAATTGATAAAATTTCTAATTTTGAGAAAACAAATCAAGCGCCAACTTTTGAAGCTTTAAAAGAGTACAATGAAACTATTGATAAATTGAATTCAAGATTAGTTGAAAAATATAATAAAGAGTTAGCGAAAGCAAGTAATGATAATTTAAGACGCGCAATTGATGAAACATATCAATTAATAAATAAAATTGCGCCAGACTCAAAATACTATAACTATATAGCCGTTTCTGATGATGAATTATATGGTAGAGATTTACGTAACGGGTCTGGTTTGATTGAAAAATTAAAAGCCATACCATATAGTGATAGTGATATTGGCCATCTATATTTTGAAAGCGAAAAAATTGCTAAATATCATGAAGTTCTGCAAATTCAAAAACAAGTTATAGAAAATAAGAAAAAATACTTTGAATCTGAAAACTATAAGAATGATAAGAAATACAATTCAGCAAAAATTTCTGATCCTAAAATAATTTTTGATTGATTTAAAGATTATCAAAAAATACTTAATTCAGATGAATTCAAAGATAATTTTAACAATAAGGAAAATGTACTTTGTTTGTTAGTAATCAAAAAAAATGGTGAGACGCCCAAAAGTAATGGTTTTGATCAATTTTGAAAACTAAATGATATAAATATTTTTAAAGACGAAAAATGAGATGAGCTTGATCGCATAACAACACTTAGTGAAACAAATATCCCTTTAAGATATAAAGAAGACAGATTTACTCATTACAGCAATGCTAAAACTCACTTGGAATATGGCAACAGTAATTACCATAAAGGCATACTAACTAGATACGGAACTAATGGTGAGATATTAGATCAATATTATCTAAAAGATGTTTATACACCACAGCATTCTTGAGCAGAATTAATAACAATATATAATGGTTCATTATTTAAAGATGATAAATACTTATTACTAAATCCAAATGCACCCAAAGAGCAACAATTTAAAAAAGATATATTTGATATAAGTTGAGAAGAATTTAATAAATACCAAACAAAAGATTATTTAGATAAAATGTGATCTTTTGCTCATGATTATACATTTTCTATTAGCGAGTATCTAAAATCAATTGTTGATGAAAAAATTAAAGAGATATCTGATAAAAATCTGCAAAACTTCATTGAAAAATATTGAAAACCAAAATCTGACGAATTGTATAAAAATCATATTAAGATAAAAAAAGACAAACCAGTATTAATGCCTTTTGAAATGCAAAAATTTGATAAATTTAAAGAAGAATTTCAATCGTGATTTGAGTATGCAAATAGTAGTGAAACATTCAAGGAATTTGCTGCATTGCACAAAGAGTTTTCTAATTTAATAAATTCGTCAAATAATCAAAATGAAACTCGCAAACAAATCATTGATAATTATCAAAAACTAGAAGTAAAATTACAAACTTTAATAGAAAATAAAAATAATAGCGATGACGAATATCAGTTATTAACATCAGAACTTAAAACATTAATTTCAGAAGCTAAAAATGATTTAAATAATAATAGTTAA
- a CDS encoding glycosyltransferase family 2 protein has product MDKNNLKISVLIPCHNIEKLSYFSLKSVVKNKYPNLEIIVLNDYSTDNTLKILHNWAQKDKRIKVYDLQDYNQHVGVGFNRDFLIQKATGDYFVFIDDDDKMSPKTIKEFANSLDKDYDIVSSKAVYCFEIAKNIRVSLPNFPYFKNYDVDDPKDFFLHNPLFAWGKLIKKEYYLNICEKYNICFSEHDYEDIRMTYLLFLSNPKHKFLNKKLFTYQMRKNSLSSRIIDWKEKIDKVYNAYSQTFLNILKFKLLDNNYQLNELKNLFIISIYLTYYGLNKIIQPNQNSEFIDYCAFKISEFKRVHNIDALAKNKLAGISKVVYNLAIKKYEL; this is encoded by the coding sequence ATGGACAAAAATAATTTGAAAATAAGTGTTTTAATTCCATGCCATAATATTGAAAAATTAAGTTATTTTTCATTAAAAAGTGTTGTAAAAAACAAATATCCTAATTTAGAAATAATTGTTTTGAATGATTATTCCACAGATAACACTTTAAAAATTTTGCACAATTGAGCTCAAAAAGATAAAAGAATAAAAGTGTATGATTTGCAAGACTATAATCAACACGTTGGAGTGGGATTTAATAGAGATTTTTTAATTCAGAAGGCTACTGGCGATTATTTTGTTTTTATAGATGATGATGACAAAATGAGTCCAAAGACAATTAAAGAATTTGCTAATTCACTTGATAAAGATTATGATATCGTTTCTTCAAAAGCTGTTTATTGTTTTGAAATTGCAAAAAACATAAGAGTTTCGCTTCCTAATTTTCCCTATTTTAAAAATTATGATGTTGATGATCCAAAAGATTTTTTCTTACACAATCCTTTATTTGCGTGAGGCAAATTAATTAAAAAAGAATACTATTTAAATATTTGTGAGAAATATAATATTTGCTTTAGTGAGCATGATTATGAAGATATAAGAATGACATATCTTTTGTTTCTTTCTAACCCAAAACACAAATTTTTAAATAAAAAGTTGTTCACTTATCAAATGAGAAAAAATTCATTATCAAGCAGAATTATTGATTGAAAAGAGAAAATTGATAAAGTGTATAATGCATATTCACAAACATTTTTAAACATTTTAAAATTTAAATTATTAGACAATAATTATCAATTAAATGAACTTAAAAATTTATTCATCATATCTATATATTTAACTTACTACGGATTGAATAAAATAATTCAACCTAATCAAAATAGTGAATTTATTGATTATTGTGCCTTTAAAATTAGTGAATTTAAACGAGTTCACAATATAGATGCATTGGCAAAAAACAAGTTAGCAGGAATTTCAAAAGTCGTCTACAATTTAGCAATAAAAAAATATGAGTTATAA
- a CDS encoding DUF1015 family protein, with the protein MKLLPIKFSYVNISKNIYSPDFLNLANIHNEKINFDEKTKFLSAATKNKLNQEKIENNNESVYVYLYNGKYGVVADLDISEYKKGNIKCHELVLPDIVQGMIANYQIYNTETAPVFIVHKEEIDLKNFTQEVKYNKFYDFSNIKLFQYTGNKAKLLLNKYKQIKSMFIADGHHRLYATSMSKNKKSMLASLMSLSQVDILPIHRVLNNIDASTFEKAKSFIDKMFEISNEQNLSKGKVNVTYQNESFVVKLKDMYEDLFWNNDIYRLNTQIISTAFRILDFSQCETVFQSDLETRKRNLSKNDVLFELFPVSANEFIEISNNNCILPPKATCFEPKFPSFLILKKYC; encoded by the coding sequence ATGAAATTATTACCTATTAAATTTAGTTATGTTAATATTTCAAAAAACATTTATAGCCCCGATTTTTTAAACTTGGCAAATATACATAATGAAAAAATAAATTTTGATGAAAAAACAAAATTTTTATCCGCTGCAACAAAAAACAAATTAAATCAAGAAAAAATAGAAAACAATAACGAAAGCGTTTATGTATATTTATATAATGGTAAATATGGTGTTGTTGCCGACTTAGACATTTCAGAATACAAGAAAGGCAATATTAAGTGCCATGAATTGGTTTTACCTGATATTGTGCAAGGAATGATTGCTAATTATCAAATTTATAATACTGAAACAGCGCCTGTTTTTATTGTTCATAAAGAAGAAATAGATCTTAAAAACTTTACTCAAGAAGTTAAATATAATAAATTTTATGATTTTAGCAATATAAAATTATTTCAATATACTGGTAACAAAGCTAAACTTTTATTAAATAAATATAAACAAATTAAATCTATGTTCATTGCCGATGGACACCACAGATTGTATGCTACATCAATGTCAAAAAATAAGAAAAGCATGTTAGCATCATTAATGAGTTTATCACAAGTTGATATATTACCAATTCATCGAGTATTAAATAATATTGATGCTTCAACATTTGAAAAAGCTAAAAGCTTTATTGATAAAATGTTCGAAATATCAAATGAGCAAAATTTATCCAAAGGCAAAGTTAATGTAACTTATCAAAATGAATCTTTTGTTGTGAAACTTAAAGATATGTATGAAGATTTATTTTGAAATAATGACATTTATCGACTTAATACTCAAATAATATCAACGGCTTTTAGAATTTTAGATTTTAGTCAATGTGAAACAGTTTTTCAAAGTGATTTAGAAACAAGAAAAAGAAATTTATCAAAAAATGATGTTCTTTTTGAACTTTTCCCTGTGAGTGCGAATGAATTTATTGAAATATCAAATAATAATTGTATTCTGCCGCCTAAAGCAACCTGTTTTGAGCCAAAATTTCCATCATTTTTAATATTAAAAAAATATTGTTAG